Proteins found in one Candidatus Poribacteria bacterium genomic segment:
- a CDS encoding ribonucleoside triphosphate reductase, with protein sequence MAVEKIIKRDGRVVNFDISRIANAIFKAARAVGGEDYDLACHLARQVVSILEEKLKPGEIPTVEQVQDVVEKVLVENGHYKTAKAYILYRRQHEEIRKVRELFSNIELIDNYIDRADWRVRENSNMTYSLQGLNFHVSSVIASQYWLERIYPPEIREAHLSGDLHIHDLGILGPYTYYGHEVVVAKIHGEVKLLSFKQLYDMIPKPPLPLNEADRAYVKYPKDDLYVLDKGGWTKVLRVVSKRKDRSMRFIKNRGGRSVIVTDNHPMITERGEKRALDVGYNDKLFTVDLTRLLSHEDLFSIKTLDLLSLIREHNWEGDKVYFNGVPIEEIDEDTSQDGILHTLTFSAPRYINLTEKFGYFVGFAIAEGFLSYDVGSSERITISQVEREPLLRANQGLLENRIFGCITKRNDGRYELCVKNPFLRFLFDRIFLIQPKSRYKTLPADILRYALPFVKGVIGGLIDGDGSINTCNTTLSVRTSSRTLLEQMSVVMELLGFVPRDRAVEGQGNTRIYKGGEIIQRYPLYGVSFRKIDVDLPSEKYRKAGLSMKAWHDEDKDEWHKVINNDPVEIPDDMIYDITTESGTLVVNGMWNHNCVGWDLRDLLLSGFKGVRGKISSSPPKHFRSALGQLVNFLYTLQGEAAGAQAVSNLDTLLAPFIRIDKLDYKAVKQALQEFIFNLNVPTRVGFQTPFSNCTLDLKVPDFMRGEPVVVGGKVLDTTYGEFQEEVDIFNEAFAEVMLEGDADKRAFTFPIPTYNITPDFDWENPRHEKIWRMTAKYGIPYFSNFISSDMSPEDVRSMCCRLRIDNRELRRRGGGLFGANPLTGSIGVVTINMPRLGYLSRNEEEFFSRLDQLMYLAKESLEIKREVLENLTEKGLYPYSRFYLRGIRSAFGQYWKNHFSTIGLVGMNECCLNLFGRDIGTEVGWKFAIKVLDHMRERLSQFQEETGNIYNLEATPAEGASYRLARIDKKRFPDIIVANEEMVSKGAEPYYTNSSQLPVEYTGDLFEALRLQEPLQTRYTGGTVFHIFIGEKLPPPESIGRLVRKICENFSIPYFTITPTFSICPIHGYIFGEHQLCPKCLEDGRKTECEVYSRIVGYLRPVDQWNDGKQAEFKMRRYFKLR encoded by the coding sequence ATGGCTGTCGAAAAAATCATCAAGAGGGACGGTAGGGTCGTCAACTTCGATATCTCCAGGATCGCCAACGCCATCTTTAAGGCCGCGAGGGCGGTCGGAGGGGAGGATTACGATCTCGCCTGTCATCTGGCTCGCCAGGTCGTATCGATCCTGGAGGAGAAGCTCAAACCCGGTGAGATACCAACCGTCGAGCAGGTCCAGGATGTGGTCGAAAAGGTTCTGGTCGAAAACGGTCACTATAAAACCGCTAAAGCCTATATCCTCTACAGAAGACAACACGAGGAGATAAGGAAGGTCAGGGAGCTCTTCTCAAATATCGAGCTGATAGACAACTACATCGATAGGGCTGACTGGCGCGTAAGGGAGAACTCGAACATGACTTACTCGCTGCAGGGACTGAACTTCCACGTCTCCTCCGTCATCGCCTCTCAGTATTGGCTTGAGAGGATCTATCCGCCGGAGATAAGGGAGGCCCACCTCAGCGGCGACCTGCATATCCATGACCTTGGAATACTTGGGCCATACACCTATTATGGACATGAGGTGGTGGTCGCCAAAATCCATGGCGAGGTTAAACTTCTCTCCTTCAAGCAGCTCTACGATATGATCCCGAAGCCTCCTCTCCCCCTTAATGAAGCCGATAGGGCATACGTGAAATATCCCAAGGATGATCTATATGTGCTCGACAAAGGGGGATGGACCAAAGTTTTACGGGTTGTCAGCAAGAGGAAGGATCGCTCCATGCGCTTTATCAAAAACCGTGGAGGGCGGAGTGTAATAGTGACCGATAACCATCCAATGATAACAGAAAGGGGTGAAAAGCGAGCATTAGATGTGGGCTATAATGATAAGCTGTTTACCGTAGACCTCACCCGTCTGCTATCACATGAGGACCTCTTCTCGATTAAAACCTTAGATCTTCTCTCGTTGATCCGGGAACACAATTGGGAGGGCGATAAGGTCTACTTTAATGGCGTTCCGATCGAGGAGATAGATGAAGATACTTCTCAGGATGGGATACTCCATACTTTGACTTTCTCCGCTCCCCGTTATATCAACCTCACGGAGAAATTCGGTTATTTCGTCGGTTTCGCCATTGCTGAGGGTTTCCTCTCATATGACGTCGGAAGCTCGGAGAGAATCACCATCTCACAGGTGGAAAGAGAACCTCTACTTCGAGCCAACCAAGGACTGCTGGAGAACAGGATCTTCGGCTGTATCACGAAACGGAATGACGGAAGATATGAACTGTGCGTTAAAAATCCCTTCCTCAGATTCCTTTTCGACAGGATCTTCCTGATCCAACCGAAGTCCCGCTATAAAACCCTTCCAGCGGACATATTGCGATATGCTTTGCCTTTTGTTAAGGGGGTTATAGGAGGTCTGATAGACGGTGATGGAAGTATTAATACCTGTAACACGACCCTCTCTGTACGAACTTCCTCTAGAACTCTCCTGGAACAGATGTCCGTAGTGATGGAACTTTTAGGCTTTGTCCCGCGCGATCGCGCCGTTGAAGGGCAAGGGAACACCAGAATATATAAAGGGGGGGAGATAATACAGCGGTATCCTTTATATGGGGTTTCCTTTAGGAAGATCGATGTGGATTTGCCGTCAGAGAAATATAGGAAGGCCGGATTGTCAATGAAGGCTTGGCATGATGAAGATAAGGATGAATGGCATAAAGTGATAAACAACGATCCTGTGGAGATACCCGATGATATGATTTACGACATAACCACGGAAAGCGGTACACTTGTCGTGAACGGCATGTGGAATCACAACTGCGTCGGATGGGATCTTCGGGATCTCCTGCTTTCGGGGTTCAAGGGCGTTAGGGGCAAGATCAGCAGCAGCCCTCCCAAACACTTCCGCTCGGCCCTCGGACAGCTCGTCAACTTCCTCTATACGCTGCAGGGCGAGGCGGCGGGCGCCCAGGCCGTCTCCAACCTCGACACGCTCCTGGCTCCTTTCATCCGAATCGACAAGCTCGATTACAAAGCGGTAAAACAGGCGCTGCAGGAGTTTATCTTCAACCTCAATGTACCGACGCGCGTGGGTTTCCAGACTCCTTTCAGCAATTGCACCTTAGACCTGAAGGTTCCCGATTTCATGCGCGGAGAACCGGTTGTCGTGGGTGGAAAGGTTCTCGATACGACCTATGGTGAGTTCCAGGAGGAGGTCGACATATTCAACGAGGCCTTCGCTGAGGTGATGCTGGAGGGCGATGCTGATAAGCGCGCTTTCACCTTTCCCATACCCACCTACAACATCACACCGGATTTCGACTGGGAGAACCCACGACACGAGAAGATCTGGCGTATGACCGCTAAATACGGCATCCCTTATTTCAGCAACTTTATCAGCTCCGACATGAGCCCTGAGGACGTCCGCTCGATGTGCTGTCGACTCAGGATCGACAACCGCGAGCTTCGCAGACGAGGCGGAGGGCTGTTCGGCGCCAACCCGCTCACCGGCTCGATAGGCGTCGTCACCATCAACATGCCGAGACTGGGATATCTGTCACGGAACGAGGAGGAGTTCTTCAGCCGACTCGATCAACTGATGTATCTAGCTAAAGAAAGCTTGGAGATCAAAAGGGAGGTCCTAGAGAACCTCACCGAGAAGGGGCTCTATCCGTACTCGAGATTTTATCTCCGCGGGATCAGATCGGCCTTCGGTCAGTACTGGAAGAATCACTTCTCCACCATAGGACTGGTCGGGATGAACGAGTGCTGCCTGAACCTGTTCGGCAGGGATATCGGCACAGAGGTGGGGTGGAAGTTCGCCATCAAGGTCCTGGATCACATGCGCGAGAGGCTCTCACAGTTCCAAGAGGAGACGGGAAACATATACAATCTGGAGGCCACCCCTGCCGAGGGAGCCAGCTATCGGCTGGCCAGAATAGATAAGAAACGGTTCCCGGACATCATCGTGGCGAACGAGGAGATGGTCTCGAAGGGAGCCGAGCCGTATTACACGAATTCCTCTCAACTCCCTGTGGAATACACCGGGGATCTGTTTGAGGCTTTAAGGCTTCAGGAGCCGCTTCAAACGAGATATACCGGCGGGACGGTTTTTCACATATTTATCGGCGAAAAGCTTCCTCCGCCTGAGTCTATCGGAAGGCTCGTTCGCAAGATCTGCGAGAACTTCTCAATCCCATATTTCACGATCACACCGACCTTCAGCATCTGCCCGATTCATGGATATATCTTCGGCGAGCACCAGCTCTGTCCCAAATGCCTTGAGGATGGCAGAAAAACCGAGTGTGAGGTCTACTCGCGGATCGTGGGGTACCTCCGTCCCGTCGATCAGTGGAACGACGGCAAACAGGCCGAGTTCAAGATGAGGAGGTATTTTAAGCTGAGATGA
- a CDS encoding anaerobic ribonucleoside-triphosphate reductase activating protein: MKIGGFQRQSLIEFPGMISAVIFTIGCNLRCPFCHNYRLIEPKGVREIPEEIVLEHLYRNRKLLDALVVSGGEPTLQIDLDEFLKEVKSMGYVVKLETNGTNPDVLDRLIGAGRVDFVAMDAKAPFRFERYNEAVGGVLTPKLFERILSSVSILRKSGIEREFRTTLVPGLISESDIEEIRCFLGREKHITQEYRSVERGALSVMRSTRQAIHTTRNGELER; this comes from the coding sequence ATGAAGATAGGAGGATTTCAGAGACAAAGCCTCATAGAGTTCCCCGGCATGATAAGCGCTGTGATCTTCACGATCGGATGTAACCTCAGATGTCCCTTCTGTCATAACTATAGGCTGATCGAGCCAAAGGGCGTAAGGGAGATCCCGGAGGAGATCGTGCTGGAGCACCTCTATCGCAACAGAAAACTTCTTGATGCCCTGGTCGTAAGCGGCGGGGAACCCACCCTTCAAATCGATTTGGACGAGTTCCTGAAAGAGGTTAAATCCATGGGATATGTGGTGAAGCTTGAAACTAATGGCACGAACCCGGATGTCCTCGATAGGTTGATCGGAGCCGGAAGGGTGGATTTCGTGGCGATGGATGCGAAGGCACCGTTTCGCTTCGAGAGATATAATGAGGCCGTCGGCGGAGTTCTAACGCCGAAACTTTTTGAGAGGATATTGAGCTCCGTCTCGATCCTGCGAAAAAGCGGGATCGAACGGGAGTTCAGAACTACGCTTGTGCCCGGCCTGATCTCGGAGTCCGATATCGAGGAGATCAGGTGTTTCCTCGGGAGGGAGAAGCACATAACACAGGAATATCGATCGGTAGAGCGCGGGGCGTTAAGCGTAATGCGCTCTACGCGTCAGGCAATACACACTACGCGAAATGGGGAGCTTGAAAGATGA